A single window of Streptomyces aquilus DNA harbors:
- a CDS encoding phosphatase, producing the protein MPIPGTPSRAELVDHLVRTRIAGDVATPRENNLSHYRQLANGNRHYWLGLELGDRWSDEQDVLAVMAERVGVNDDPEYRYGQDTIDPELTVDGLERMAARLRKAAEGQQRVLFATGHPGGLLEVHHSTAAALRAAGCEIVVIPEGLQTEEGYVMQFADVAVLEHGATLWHTHSGDPMKAILTGLEREGRPLPDLVVADHGWAGYAGQHGVDSVGYADCNDPALFVGEAEGTVQVTVPLDDHVVSPRHYDPMTAYLLAEAGLLP; encoded by the coding sequence ATGCCGATACCCGGGACTCCCAGCCGCGCCGAGCTCGTCGACCACCTCGTACGGACCCGCATCGCGGGCGACGTCGCGACGCCCCGAGAGAACAACCTCTCCCACTACCGTCAGCTCGCGAACGGCAACCGCCACTACTGGCTCGGCCTGGAGCTCGGCGACCGCTGGAGCGACGAGCAGGACGTGCTCGCGGTGATGGCGGAGCGGGTGGGTGTCAACGACGATCCCGAGTACCGGTACGGCCAGGACACCATCGACCCCGAGCTGACGGTCGACGGGCTCGAGCGGATGGCGGCGCGGCTGCGGAAGGCGGCGGAGGGGCAGCAGCGGGTGCTGTTCGCCACCGGTCACCCGGGCGGGCTCCTGGAGGTCCACCACTCCACGGCCGCCGCGCTGCGGGCCGCCGGCTGCGAGATCGTCGTCATCCCGGAGGGGCTCCAGACGGAGGAGGGGTACGTCATGCAGTTCGCGGACGTGGCCGTCCTGGAGCACGGCGCCACGCTGTGGCACACCCACTCCGGCGATCCGATGAAGGCCATCCTGACGGGACTTGAGCGCGAGGGGCGTCCGCTGCCGGACCTGGTCGTCGCAGACCACGGGTGGGCGGGGTACGCCGGGCAGCACGGCGTGGACTCCGTCGGGTACGCCGACTGCAACGACCCCGCCCTCTTCGTCGGCGAGGCGGAGGGCACCGTCCAGGTGACGGTCCCCCTCGACGACCACGTCGTCAGCCCGCGCCACTACGACCCGATGACGGCGTATCTGCTGGCGGAGGCGGGACTCCTCCCGTAG
- a CDS encoding PucR family transcriptional regulator: MPDPAVPPTPPVPLAALLAREDLALRQIAGPVDPAAVIHWAHTSEMADPYPYLLGGELLLTAGVHVPEAAGSGAYFDDYVSRIVAAGGAALGFGVAPVHDTVPRALVEACDAYELPLIEVPPQTTFSGVARAVWQLMAQARLAELRRVTEAQQSLAAAASRPDPVPSVLRQLAQRLAGRAVLYGPEGTEIASAGRVVQDAAGAALAELAQVVRPSGPGTPTSATHSTAGTHLAAYALGAGQGFVLGVAAPAREPGDHTIASVAAVLLSLLTGEHQSGAGAARSSALVRLLLGASPEEVAVLLGAGRWVVVHARPDAQTPDAVAASALGAALGSSLVDLAKDVVRVLVPAEREPASPQPGWTLGVSAAVEPRDWVAADTQAARALARARATRAALVRHDSRPRLAALVAPDAAEAHSRALLAPIAGSPALLDTLRTWLSLHGSWDRTAVALAVHRNTVRQRVAKCAALLDADLDDPDVRMELWFALRE; encoded by the coding sequence ATGCCGGACCCGGCCGTCCCGCCCACCCCACCCGTCCCGCTGGCCGCGCTGCTGGCCCGCGAGGACCTCGCGCTGCGGCAGATCGCGGGCCCCGTGGACCCCGCCGCCGTCATCCACTGGGCGCACACCTCGGAGATGGCCGACCCGTACCCGTATCTGCTGGGCGGCGAGCTGCTGCTGACGGCGGGCGTGCACGTGCCGGAGGCGGCGGGGTCGGGGGCGTACTTCGACGACTACGTGTCCCGGATCGTCGCGGCGGGCGGGGCGGCGCTCGGGTTCGGTGTGGCGCCCGTGCACGACACGGTCCCGCGCGCCCTGGTGGAGGCCTGCGACGCGTACGAGCTCCCGCTCATCGAGGTCCCGCCGCAGACCACGTTCTCCGGGGTGGCCCGCGCGGTCTGGCAGCTCATGGCCCAGGCCCGCCTCGCCGAACTGCGCCGGGTGACGGAGGCCCAGCAGAGCCTCGCCGCCGCCGCGTCCCGCCCGGACCCGGTGCCGTCCGTGCTGCGGCAACTGGCCCAGCGGCTCGCCGGGCGGGCGGTGCTGTACGGGCCGGAGGGGACGGAGATCGCGAGCGCGGGGCGCGTGGTGCAGGACGCCGCCGGGGCCGCGCTGGCCGAGCTCGCCCAGGTCGTCCGCCCCTCCGGCCCCGGCACCCCCACCTCCGCCACCCACAGCACCGCCGGCACCCATCTCGCCGCCTACGCCCTCGGCGCCGGTCAGGGCTTCGTCCTCGGGGTGGCCGCTCCGGCCCGTGAGCCCGGCGACCACACCATCGCCTCGGTCGCCGCCGTCCTGCTCTCGCTCCTCACCGGCGAGCATCAGAGCGGCGCGGGAGCGGCCCGGTCCTCGGCGCTGGTACGGCTGCTGCTGGGCGCCTCGCCGGAGGAGGTCGCGGTGCTGCTGGGGGCCGGGAGGTGGGTCGTGGTGCACGCCCGCCCCGATGCGCAGACGCCGGACGCCGTGGCGGCCTCGGCGCTCGGTGCCGCGCTCGGGTCGTCGTTGGTCGACCTCGCGAAGGACGTCGTACGGGTGCTCGTGCCCGCCGAGCGGGAGCCGGCCTCGCCGCAGCCCGGCTGGACCCTGGGCGTGAGCGCCGCCGTGGAACCGCGTGACTGGGTCGCCGCCGACACCCAGGCCGCCCGTGCCCTGGCCCGCGCCCGGGCCACCCGCGCCGCCCTCGTCCGGCATGACAGCCGCCCGCGCCTGGCCGCCCTGGTCGCGCCCGACGCCGCCGAGGCGCACTCCCGCGCCCTCCTCGCGCCGATCGCCGGCTCCCCCGCCCTGCTCGACACCCTGCGCACCTGGCTGTCCCTGCACGGCAGTTGGGACCGGACGGCGGTCGCCCTGGCCGTGCACCGCAACACCGTGCGGCAGCGGGTCGCCAAGTGCGCGGCGCTGCTCGACGCCGACCTCGACGACCCCGACGTACGCATGGAGTTGTGGTTCGCCCTGCGTGAGTGA
- a CDS encoding cation diffusion facilitator family transporter: MTEAETAEQGGGESTFTVIVAAVANLGIALAKAVAGVISGSSAMLSEAAHSVADTVTEVLLLTALKRSEKPADEDHPLGYGPERYIWAMLAAVATFVGGAVFSLYDGIHTLVEGEELGDPLVSYIVLGVAFLLEGYSLRTGLKQARGEAARFRAPFRLYLRNTPDTAVKAVVLEDSAALIGLVLAAGGLLGGQLTGSGVWDGVASLLIGLLLLCVAWVLGRSNAELLIGRPLPKPMRERIRAELVAVEHIEAVLELTTLVQGPREALVAAKVDFRDVSTAAQIEWACEQAELRLRAAFPGVTRVYLDPTPGHAQQRTEGLNPWP, translated from the coding sequence TCGGCATCGCCCTCGCCAAGGCGGTCGCCGGTGTCATCAGCGGCTCCAGCGCGATGCTCTCCGAGGCCGCGCACTCGGTCGCCGACACCGTCACCGAGGTGCTCCTGCTCACCGCCCTGAAGCGCAGCGAGAAGCCCGCCGACGAGGACCATCCGCTCGGCTACGGCCCCGAGCGCTACATCTGGGCGATGCTGGCCGCCGTCGCGACCTTCGTCGGCGGCGCGGTCTTCTCCCTCTACGACGGCATCCACACCCTCGTCGAAGGCGAGGAACTCGGCGACCCGCTCGTCTCCTACATCGTCCTCGGCGTCGCCTTCCTCCTGGAGGGCTACTCGCTGCGGACGGGACTGAAGCAGGCGCGCGGCGAGGCGGCCCGCTTCCGGGCGCCGTTCAGGCTCTACCTCCGGAACACCCCCGACACCGCCGTGAAGGCCGTCGTCCTGGAGGACTCGGCCGCGCTGATCGGCCTGGTGCTCGCCGCGGGCGGGCTGCTCGGCGGGCAGCTCACCGGCTCGGGCGTGTGGGACGGGGTCGCCTCGCTGCTCATCGGGCTGTTGCTGCTGTGCGTGGCGTGGGTGCTCGGGCGGTCCAACGCCGAGCTGCTGATCGGCCGCCCGCTGCCCAAGCCCATGCGGGAGCGGATCAGGGCCGAGCTGGTGGCGGTGGAGCACATCGAGGCCGTACTGGAGCTGACGACGCTGGTCCAGGGGCCGCGGGAGGCGCTGGTCGCCGCCAAGGTCGACTTCCGGGACGTGTCGACGGCGGCGCAGATCGAGTGGGCCTGCGAACAGGCCGAACTGCGGCTGCGGGCCGCGTTCCCCGGCGTGACCAGGGTGTACCTGGACCCGACGCCGGGACACGCGCAGCAGCGGACGGAGGGGCTGAACCCCTGGCCGTAG